One Glycine max cultivar Williams 82 chromosome 6, Glycine_max_v4.0, whole genome shotgun sequence DNA segment encodes these proteins:
- the LOC100791689 gene encoding formin-like protein 4: MSAPSHAIVKAVAATAGAMLLIAAIFVYFFYKFVLARYHQRHKVGASLLRESGVNLEYINKVGGNVKGLIVEENGVDVLYVMDTERRPLITGFPNSIFNPSYELDEEEKRIDIMVQRSKVSKPEIPEACESPSVVGHENQVKPVSQASSISTSLTPRQNLPQSPQPLPQSSPMIDENKKTQPSPPPPPPPPPPPPPPTRPPPPPPGPPPLPKASGFISSLKPPPAPKGKTNIRSTKEGMVGESSREKGVGQTRLKPLHWDKVAANVDHSTVWDQINDGSFRFDDELMESLFGYSSSYKTQERNRTLSTLAKSNSNAPAQIFILEPRKSQNTAIVLRSLAISRKGILDAVLDGQGLSVETLERLTKIAPTQEEEAKIIQFSGNPDQLADAESFLYFILKAVPTAFNRLKAMLFRSSYNCEVLQLKEQLQALEMGCKELRTSGLFLKLLEAILKAGNRMNAGTSRGNAQGFNLSSLRKLSDVKSTDGKTSLLHFIVEQVVQSEGKRQAIYQKHKLHISNGETSNVNNRPYSYSLIQQEADKEHVLLGLQVLGGLSEELSEAKKAASLEYHNFITMCSTLNAHVSEIRQIITCCGNIRSGGFINEMKGFLEECEGELDVVKEEQTRIMELVKKTNEYYLAGASKDNMVNPFQLFVIVKSFVDMVDKACIELKKKVEKKNIVGGEAVSTTPPLSPSKRTPLRFPNFDLYFLSNVSETTSSSQSEDDF; this comes from the exons atgtCAGCACCTAGTCATGCAATTGTAAAGGCTGTGGCTGCCACAGCTGGGGCTATGTTACTTATTGCTGCGatatttgtttactttttttacaaatttgttCTTGCTAGATACCACCAGAGACACAAAGTTGGTGCAAGTTTGCTTCGAGAATCAGGAGTGAACCTTGAGTATATTAACAAAGTTGGTGGCAATGTGAAGGGACTAATTGTTGAAGAAAATGGGGTGGATGTTCTTTATGTGATGGACACAGAAAGAAGACCATTGATTACTGGTTTTCCAAATAGTATATTCAATCCAAGTTACGAACTtgatgaggaagaaaagagaataGATATAATGGTCCAAAGGTCCAAAGTATCCAAGCCTGAAATTCCAGAGGCATGTGAATCTCCTAGTGTTGTTGGTCATGAGAATCAAGTTAAGCCAGTGTCACAAGCATCATCAATTTCAACATCACTAACACCAAGACAAAACTTGCCACAATCACCTCAACCACTACCACAATCTTCACCAATGATTGATGAGAACAAGAAAACTcaaccatcaccaccaccaccaccacctcctcctcctcctcctcctcctccaactcgtcctccaccaccaccacctggTCCACCTCCACTTCCTAAGGCCAGTGGCTTCATTTCATCACTGAAACCCCCACCTGCTCccaaagggaaaacaaacataaGAAGCACTAAAGAGGGTATGGTAGGGGAGAGTTCAAGAGAGAAGGGTGTTGGTCAAACAAGGCTGAAGCCTCTACATTGGGATAAGGTTGCAGCAAATGTTGATCATTCAACTGTGTGGGATCAGATCAATGATGGCTCTttcag GTTTGATGATGAACTAATGGAATCACTCTTTGGATATTCAAGCAGCTATAAAACCCAAGAAAGAAACAGAACTCTTTCCACTTTGGCCAAGTCCAATTCCAATGCACCAGCTCAAATATTCATTCTTGAGCCAAGAAAATCTCAGAACACTGCAATTGTGCTAAGATCACTTGCTATTTCTCGCAAGGGAATCTTGGATGCAGTTCTTGATGGTCAGGGACTAAGTGTTGAGACACTAGAAAGACTAACTAAAATAGCTCCCACACAAGAAGAGGAAGCCAAAATCATCCAATTCAGTGGCAACCCGGATCAGCTTGCTGATGCTGAATCTTTCCTATACTTCATTCTTAAAGCAGTTCCAACAGCATTCAACCGTTTGAAAGCAATGCTTTTCCGGTCGAGTTACAATTGCGAAGTTCTTCAGCTCAAGGAACAGCTACAAGCACTTGAAATGGGTTGCAAGGAACTGAGAACTAGTGGCCTGTTTTTGAAACTCCTTGAGGCCATTCTCAAAGCTGGGAACCGGATGAATGCCGGAACATCAAGAGGCAATGCACAAGGTTTCAACTTGAGTTCTCTTAGAAAACTTTCTGATGTGAAAAGCACAGATGGGAAGACTAGTTTGCTTCACTTCATAGTGGAACAAGTGGTTCAATCAGAAGGAAAAAGACAAGCTATCTATCAAAAGCACAAACTTCACATAAGCAATGGTGAAACAAGCAATGTGAATAATAGACCTTATTCATATAGCCTCATACAACAAGAGGCAGATAAAGAACATGTATTGCTTGGTTTGCAAGTATTAGGTGGGCTAAGTGAAGAGTTATCTGAAGCAAAGAAAGCAGCTAGTCTTGAGTATCATAATTTCATCACTATGTGTTCAACTCTCAATGCTCATGTTAGTGAAATCAGACAGATTATAACATGCTGTGGCAATATTAGGAGTGGTGGATTTATCAATGAAATGAAAGGGTTCCTAGAGGAATGTGAGGGAGAACTTGACGTGGTGAAAGAGGAGCAGACAAGGATCATGGAGCTTGTGAAGAAAACAAACGAGTACTATCTAGCAGGAGCATCTAAAGACAACATGGTAAACCCTTTTCAACTGTTTGTTATTGTGAAGAGTTTTGTTGACATGGTAGATAAGGCTTGCATAGAACTAAAAAAGAAGGTAGAAAAGAAGAATATTGTGGGAGGAGAGGCTGTGTCAACAACACCACCTTTGTCACCATCAAAGAGGACGCCGCTCAGATTCCCTAACTTTGATTTGTATTTTCTATCGAATGTGTCAGAAACTACATCTTCTAGCCAATCAGAAGATGATTTCTGA
- the LOC100819703 gene encoding protein EDS1L encodes MTQVMRGEVIEKAYAGSWKAHKSPDKPYLIEKINRNDPQEVIFCFPGSGAVRDWYSQKNFGETKIDLGLFPSLRSIGIDEQALVNEAFQKKFQEILSAKPSLADEVEKAMSKKKQIVFAGHSSGGAVAILATLWALENYQPPKSHGGIPPLCVTFGSPLVGNHIFSHATRRENWSHYFFHYVMRYDIVPRILLAPLSSLDPKFEPISQSFNPKSKSFMSDSVGRASAETTSEFYFAIISNAATVTSHAASKLMGTTDTTLETWSNFITLSPYRPFGTYYFCTGNGKSGKKIVITNSNAVLQVLFFSAQLSTEAEAAQVPYRSLRDHTIYGTELQQMGPQNVVHLDQHQLQNLPLSEDGAGGSNATINTALNDLGLIPRARLCLRAAAEWEARRTDNENKIKEKKDFVAKKLDVLREYRKMYKDKRVGFYDGFREHKQGEDDFKANVTRLELAGVWDEMMEKVRSYELPDEFEGNKDYIDLGTELRKLMEPLDIANYYRHGRNYEDSSSSYMIKGRPKRYRYPQRWLEHAERKSHESLSASCFWAEVEELHYKTSRSSNIVSLDQQFKERIEKLEIQIKAWSDRKELDEDVFLEGSTLVKWWKALPQQHKQHSCIKTLIRE; translated from the exons ATGACTCAAGTGATGAGAGGAGAGGTGATTGAGAAGGCTTATGCTGGGTCTTGGAAGGCTCACAAGTCCCCAGACAAGCCTTACCTTATTGAAAAGATCAACAGAAACGACCCTCAAGAAgttatcttttgttttccagGATCAGGTGCTGTCAGGGATTGGTACTCTCAGAAAAACTTTGGTGAAACAAAAATAGATCTTGGTCTGTTTCCCTCACTCAGAAGCATTGGTATCGATGAACAAGCTTTGGTGAATGAGGCCTTTCAGAAAAAATTCCAAGAAATTTTGTCTGCCAAACCATCACTTGCGGATGAG GTGGAGAAAGCAATGAGTAAAAAGAAGCAAATAGTGTTTGCAGGACACTCCTCTGGTGGTGCGGTGGCTATTCTGGCAACCCTTTGGGCCTTGGAAAACTACCAACCTCCTAAATCACACGGTGGCATCCCTCCCCTGTGTGTAACCTTTGGTTCTCCCTTAGTTGGGAACCACATATTTTCCCATGCCACAAGGCGTGAAAATTGGTCTCACTACTTTTTTCACTATGTGATGAGATATGACATAGTGCCACGAATCCTCCTTGCTCCCCTCTCTTCCCTTGACCCAAAATTTGAACCAATTTCCCAGTCCTTCAACCCCAAATCCAAGTCTTTCATGAGTGACTCAGTGGGAAGAGCCAGTGCAGAAACAACTTCAGAGTTCTACTTTGCCATAATCTCAAATGCTGCAACTGTCACAAGCCATGCTGCTTCTAAGTTAATGGGAACCACAGATACCACATTAGAAACTTGGTCAAATTTCATTACCTTAAGCCCTTATAGGCCCTTTGGCACTTACTATTTCTGCACTGGAAATGGAAAGTCAGGGAAGAAAATTGTGATAACAAACTCAAATGCAGTTCTACAGGTCCTGTTTTTCTCTGCTCAATTAAGCACTGAAGCAGAAGCTGCTCAAGTTCCCTATAGGAGCTTACGAGATCATACAATTTATGGCACCGAACTGCAACAAATGGGGCCTCAGAATGTTGTGCACTTGGATCAACATCAGCTCCAGAATCTTCCTTTGTCTGAAGATGGTGCTGGTGGCTCAAATGCAACCATTAACACGGCCTTAAATGACCTTGGCCTG ATTCCAAGAGCAAGACTGTGCCTCCGGGCAGCAGCAGAGTGGGAGGCAAGAAGAACTGACAACGAGAATAAgatcaaagagaagaaagatttTGTTGCGAAAAAATTGGACGTTCTTCGGGAATACAGAAAAATGTATAAGGATAAAAGGGTGGGTTTTTACGATGGCTTCAGGGAGCATAAGCAAGGTGAGGATGACTTCAAAGCAAACGTGACGAGGCTAGAGCTGGCAGGTGTGTGGGACGAGATGATGGAAAAGGTAAGAAGTTATGAACTCCCAGATGAATTTGAAGGCAACAAAGATTACATTGACCTTGGAACTGAGCTTCGGAAACTTATGGAACCTCTGGATATTGCCAATTATTACCGACATGGGAGGAATTATGAGGACAGTTCTTCTTCTTACATGATTAAGGGAAGACCAAAACGATATAGATATCCTCAAAGATGGTTGGAACATGCTGAGAGAAAGTCACATGAATCTCTCTCAGCATCTTGCTTCTGGGCCGAGGTGGAAGAACTTCACTACAAGACAAGTAGGAGTAGTAACATTGTCTCATTGGATCAACAATTTAAGGAAAGGATTGAGAAATTAGAGATTCAAATAAAAGCATGGAGTGACAGAAAGGAACTAGATGAGGATGTCTTCTTGGAGGGTTCTACCTTGGTGAAGTGGTGGAAAGCACTTCCTCAACAACACAAGCAACATTCATGCATTAAAACTCTTATTAGAGAGTGA